The DNA segment CATGCAAAATCTCTTCTCTGCTTTCGAGCAATACTCATCAAGGCAAGAGCAAATCCTTTTGAGATCGTGTCTCGGCCTCGCATACTTCCGGACTGATCCAGACACAAGATGATCGGTCCCTTACCAAGCTGCTCAGGCCCCTTTGTATCGTACTGAAGCGTTTGGCCCTCCACATAACGACGTAGGAAGTCCATTCTGGTTGTTGGGCTGGCATAGCTGCCAAGTTCCATTGGCAGCAGTTGCTCCACAGCATTCCCTTGCTTGATACCATTGCGGTTAATGGCATCCTTATATTTAGAACGCTGTTTTCGATTAGCGATCACCTTCATTCGACCAGCCCATCTTGCAATATCCTTCATCTTTTTATCGTGGCTTAACCTTTCAGCCAGAATCAGTTGATCTTTCAACGGAACTTTTTTCAGTTCACTCATCTCCACTTCCTGCCTGCATACCTCCCAAAAGAGATTTCACATTCTCCTTGGCTTCAGTTGCTTCTTGGGCAGCTTGAGAAAGCATCCGTGATAAAGAACCACCTTGTTGATTCAAGGCTGAGGATAGCGCCTCTGCTGCTTCCTGAGATGCTCCCTGCTTTCCCTTCATGTAGTTTTGCAACGCATCCGCCAAGTCCTGGTCTCTTTGCGCTTGTTCCTTAACCCAGCCTAAAACCGTCTCACTATATTTCGTTGTTCCAAGAGCAGCAGCCAGATCATCCAGACGAGTAAACTCACGGAACTCCTGATAGCCTTGGTCAGACATGACCTGTTCCATGAGTTGGTGGTTCATTTCCAGTCCAGCAGGAACGTCCTCCAGAAGCTCGGGCTTCATCTTAAACAACCCCGCCCACATATCGCCCATTAAAGGCCGGAAAGAGGGAAATAAACTACTTCCCTCATTATCAACCTCTCTGAGCTTTTCGGACATCTCAAAGAGCTGCCCGAAGCGTCTTCGATCATATGAATCTGTGTTTAAAACAGAACCTTTATGCTCTCTCATCTACTACACTCCCAACACTTGGGATGCGATGTCATTTAGTGATTTTCGAACAAGAACAATAGCTTGCTCAACTTCCGGTCTATTTGGACTATCCTTTTGGAGCTTTTTTAGTTCGCTAACTAAAATCTTGAGCTTTTTCGTACTTTCTACAGCCATATCCGTAGAGTTATTGGACTGTTCAAGCCCCTTCAAAATATCAGCAGCTTCATTTTCAATCTCTTCTACACGTGTCTTCACAGCATCCTGAGCATGATTACGAACGATCTTTGCTACCTTATCACGCTGTTCTGGTTTCTCCCACAAGCTATGCTTGAGAATCATGAGGTCCTCAAGTTCAGCGTAATCTCTACCAGCCAGTACAGCCTTCGCACGAATCACCGAAAGAATTTGCTTAAATCGTCGATCAGATGGACGAATGCCTTCATCCATCAACTCTCGTCTGATCTTACTCAGCGCATCGTAAACTTCATCAGGAATTGTGACCGTATCGCTAAAAAACTGAAGTTCAAATAATTCATCAATACTCATATCGGCTGGAATTGCTGTAGAGTCCTTCAACATAGATACAAAGGATTGATCTTCACCGATATAGTCAACTTCATATCGAAGCAAGAAACGGTCAAACAATGCTTCCAGTCCTTCACCTTCTTCGGGATATTCATTTGAACTGCCGATCAAGGACATTAAGGGAACCTGTGCAGGTGCGCGATCATTATAAAACATTCGTTCATTGATGAGCGTAAGCAGGGCATTCAGTATTGAACTGTTTGCTTTGAAAATCTCATCCAAGAATGAAGTGTGAGCTTCTGGCAGCTTTCCAGCCGTATTCCGCTTGTACACGCCTTGTTCCAGTTCTTTCAACGAGACAGGACCAAACAGTTCCTCTGGCGTACTAAATCGTGTCAGCAACCATTGAAAATAATTTGCTCCTGTAATTCGCTCGGTCAGATCACTTACAAGGGCGCTCTTTCCTGTTCCAGGCGGCCCGATCAAAAGGGCGTGCTGCCTGGCGATCATCGCTATCACCAGCCCCTCAACCACCTCTTCACGCTCAGCGAATTGACTATTTAATGCCATCTGGATATCCTTAATTTTCATTTAACTACCTCCGTTTTTAGTTAAAACAAAAAGAGCCAATGCTTCTTAAGAAGTCATCAGCTCTTTGTTTTATAATTTGTTAGTTATTGCTTAAACAGACCTGCTTGTTCCAATGATTCCAGAAGCTTGCGTTCATGTTTAGCAGCTTGGGTCGGATCAACTGGTTTAATCCCTAATTCAGCCTTGACCTTCTGAAAATAAGAGTCTGGAATCGCATCATAGTCGATGGCGATCAAAGGCTTTACTTCATCAGGGATCTGGTCTGCAATG comes from the Paenibacillus lentus genome and includes:
- a CDS encoding AAA family ATPase: MKIKDIQMALNSQFAEREEVVEGLVIAMIARQHALLIGPPGTGKSALVSDLTERITGANYFQWLLTRFSTPEELFGPVSLKELEQGVYKRNTAGKLPEAHTSFLDEIFKANSSILNALLTLINERMFYNDRAPAQVPLMSLIGSSNEYPEEGEGLEALFDRFLLRYEVDYIGEDQSFVSMLKDSTAIPADMSIDELFELQFFSDTVTIPDEVYDALSKIRRELMDEGIRPSDRRFKQILSVIRAKAVLAGRDYAELEDLMILKHSLWEKPEQRDKVAKIVRNHAQDAVKTRVEEIENEAADILKGLEQSNNSTDMAVESTKKLKILVSELKKLQKDSPNRPEVEQAIVLVRKSLNDIASQVLGV